The following are from one region of the Nicotiana tabacum cultivar K326 chromosome 3, ASM71507v2, whole genome shotgun sequence genome:
- the LOC142178916 gene encoding uncharacterized protein LOC142178916, producing the protein MDVWGPHKVATYDRKLYFITIVDDYSRFTWVCLIQSKCEVVTVIKNFLAMIKTQFEAVVKIVRSDNGTKFFNSQSTYLKVISLQRAKKVVLIGYSETQNGYRLYDLENRNIFVSRDMIFREQSFPFERVADSNCTEDLFASQPPILEPQAPIITTPSQNIQVPINAMAPQRWSLLIWSWSQTMQNVVIIMKLQIIWIQPQFTESHMHHEIPADASANQNPYPIILEPKVETSIKEAGLEDVHSQPPSIVGQPRKSNRQGKGRPHVWLKDYITEAKTQTNTVYSISNVLSYDHLSPAYQSFLNAFSVLTEPQSFKEAVNDPRWIEAID; encoded by the exons ATGGATGTTTGGGGACCTCATAAGGTAGCTACATATGACAGAAAGCTTTATTTTATCACAATAGTAGATGATTACAGCAGGTTTACTTGGGTATGCTTAATACAGTCGAAATGTGAAGTAGTTACTGTGATTAAAAACTTTCTTGCAATGATAAAGACTCAATTTGAAGCTGTTGTGAAGATTGTTAGATCAGATAATGGTACAAAGTTTTTCAACTCTCAAT CAACTTACCTAAAGGTGATAAGTTTACAGCGAGCTAAGAAGGTTGTTCTCATTGGATACTCAGAAACACAAAATGGTTATAGGTTGTATGATTTAGAGAATAGAAATATTTTTGTTAGCAGAGATATGATCTTTAGGGAGCAGAGTTTTCCTTTTGAAAGGGTTGCTGATTCAAACTGTACAGAGGATCTATTTGCTTCACAACCTCCAATACTGGAACCACAAGCTCCTATAATTACAACTCCATCTCAGAACATACAAGTGCCAATTAATGCAATGGCACCACAGAGGTGGAGCCTGCTGATATGGAGTTGGTCACAGACCATGCAGAATGTAGTGATAATCATGAAACTTCAGATAATCTGGATTCAGCCACAGTTCACAGAGTCCCATATGCACCATGAGATCCCAGCAGATGCTTCAGCAAATCAGAATCCATATCCTATCATCTTGGAACCAAAAGTTGAGACAAGCATAAAAGAAGCAGGATTAGAAGATGTTCACTCACAACCACCATCTATAGTGGGACAGCCTAGGAAATCTAATCGACAAGGAAAGGGAAGACCTCATGTATGGCTTAAGGACTACATCACTGAGGCCAAGACACAAACAAATACTGTGTACTCTATCTCTAATGTCCTTTCATATGATCATTTATCTCCTGCCTACCAGTCATTCCTCAATGCTTTTTCAGTTTTAACTGAACCACAATCCTTCAAGGAGGCTGTAAATGATCCAAGGTGGATAGAAGCCATTGATTAA